In one Aquabacterium sp. OR-4 genomic region, the following are encoded:
- the ligA gene encoding NAD-dependent DNA ligase LigA, with product MPALPALPEPPADPGDAGDPAARATALRALLLYHGHRYHALAAPEIPDAEYDRLFQALQALEAADPALRSADSPTQRVGAAVLDGLQPVRHVVPMLSIQTETDTSAEGARAFDARVRRELGLAADAPPVAYHAELKFDGLAINLRYEQGLLVQAATRGDGESGEDVTHNIRTVRGRPGAGGAIPLRLQGEAPPVLEVRGEVYMRRDDFEALNERQRERGDKTYINPRNAAAGAVRLLDSTQAAQRPLSFFAYGLGEVQGWIAGHEPPATQHGLLAALAGLGLPVARENAAVQGAEGLVAFHQHIAAQRDALPFDIDGVVYKVDSLALQQQLGFKTREPRWAVAHKYPAQEQATRLNGIDVQVGRTGKLTPVAKLEPVFVGGTTVSNATLHNLFELRRKGVRVGDRVIVRRAGDVIPEVVGRLPGARAAYVPNFRIWPRLCPVCGSLAERERGGMDYRCSGGLFCPAQRKQALLHFAGRRAMDVEGLGDKLVDQLVDGGLIRTLPELYTLGLAKLSALERMGEKSAMNLVAALEKSKATTLPRFLFALGIRQVGEATAKDLARHFGSLDRVMDAPEPELLQVPDVGPIVAHSIRSFFDQAHNREVVERLRAAGIAWPEGEGATTVPQVLAGKTLVLTGTLPSLGREDAKALIEAAGGKVAGSVSKKTYAVVAGEEAGSKLDKARELGITVLDEAGLQALLAGAAAAGPAA from the coding sequence ATGCCCGCCTTGCCTGCCCTGCCCGAACCGCCCGCCGATCCGGGCGATGCCGGTGATCCCGCCGCCCGCGCCACCGCGCTGCGGGCACTGCTGCTGTACCACGGCCACCGCTACCACGCGCTGGCGGCGCCCGAGATCCCGGATGCCGAATACGACCGGCTGTTCCAGGCCCTGCAGGCGCTGGAGGCCGCCGACCCCGCGCTGCGCAGTGCCGATTCGCCCACCCAGCGCGTCGGCGCTGCCGTGCTGGACGGGCTGCAGCCGGTGCGCCACGTGGTGCCGATGCTGTCGATCCAGACCGAGACCGACACCAGCGCCGAGGGCGCGCGCGCCTTCGATGCGCGGGTGCGGCGCGAGCTGGGCCTGGCCGCCGACGCGCCACCGGTGGCCTACCACGCCGAGCTCAAGTTCGACGGCCTGGCCATCAATCTGCGCTACGAGCAGGGCCTGCTGGTGCAGGCCGCCACGCGCGGCGATGGCGAGAGCGGCGAGGACGTCACCCACAACATCCGCACCGTGCGCGGCCGGCCCGGGGCCGGGGGCGCCATCCCGCTGCGCCTGCAGGGCGAGGCACCGCCGGTGCTCGAGGTGCGCGGTGAGGTCTACATGCGCCGCGACGATTTCGAGGCGCTCAACGAGCGCCAGCGCGAGCGTGGCGACAAGACCTACATCAACCCGCGCAATGCCGCGGCCGGCGCGGTGCGCCTGCTCGACTCCACCCAGGCGGCGCAGCGGCCGCTGAGCTTTTTTGCCTATGGCCTGGGCGAGGTGCAGGGCTGGATCGCGGGCCACGAGCCCCCGGCCACCCAGCACGGCCTGCTGGCGGCGCTGGCCGGGCTGGGCCTGCCGGTGGCGCGCGAGAACGCGGCGGTGCAGGGCGCCGAAGGCCTGGTGGCCTTTCACCAGCACATCGCCGCGCAGCGCGACGCGCTGCCCTTCGACATCGATGGCGTGGTCTACAAGGTCGACAGCCTGGCGCTGCAGCAGCAGCTGGGCTTCAAGACCCGCGAGCCGCGCTGGGCCGTGGCCCACAAGTACCCGGCGCAGGAGCAGGCCACGCGGCTGAACGGCATCGACGTGCAGGTGGGCCGCACCGGCAAGCTCACGCCGGTGGCCAAGCTCGAGCCGGTGTTCGTGGGCGGCACCACGGTGAGCAATGCCACGCTGCACAACCTGTTCGAGCTGCGTCGCAAGGGCGTGCGCGTGGGCGACCGGGTGATCGTGCGCCGCGCCGGCGACGTGATTCCCGAGGTGGTGGGCCGCCTGCCCGGCGCGCGCGCGGCCTATGTGCCCAACTTCCGCATCTGGCCGCGGCTGTGCCCGGTGTGTGGCAGCCTGGCCGAGCGCGAGCGTGGCGGCATGGACTACCGCTGCTCGGGCGGCCTGTTCTGCCCGGCCCAGCGCAAGCAGGCCTTGCTGCACTTTGCCGGCCGCCGTGCGATGGACGTGGAAGGCCTGGGCGACAAGCTGGTGGATCAGCTGGTCGACGGCGGTCTGATCCGCACCCTGCCCGAGCTGTACACCCTGGGCCTGGCCAAGCTCAGCGCGCTGGAGCGCATGGGCGAAAAAAGCGCGATGAACCTGGTGGCCGCACTCGAGAAAAGCAAGGCCACCACGCTGCCGCGCTTCTTGTTCGCGTTGGGCATCCGCCAGGTGGGCGAGGCCACGGCCAAGGACCTGGCGCGCCACTTCGGCAGCCTGGACCGAGTGATGGACGCGCCCGAGCCCGAGTTGCTGCAGGTGCCCGATGTGGGCCCCATCGTGGCCCACAGCATCCGCAGCTTCTTCGACCAGGCGCACAACCGCGAGGTGGTCGAGCGGCTGCGTGCCGCCGGCATCGCCTGGCCCGAAGGCGAGGGCGCCACCACGGTGCCGCAGGTGCTGGCCGGCAAGACCCTGGTGCTCACCGGCACCCTGCCCAGCCTGGGCCGCGAGGACGCCAAGGCGCTGATCGAGGCCGCCGGCGGCAAGGTGGCCGGCAGCGTGAGCAAGAAGACCTATGCCGTGGTGGCGGGTGAGGAGGCCGGCAGCAAGCTCGACAAGGCGCGCGAGCTGGGCATCACCGTGCTGGACGAAGCCGGCCTGCAGGCCCTGCTGGCCGGCGCTGCGGCGGCCGGGCCAGCGGCCTGA
- a CDS encoding M1 family metallopeptidase, with amino-acid sequence MPSPAPLLRLALTGLLITLAAAAPVHAATRTPARAAPLPMRLPEGVRPTAYRLSLVVDPAQPTHRGEVEIDITLSKPSGTVLLHAKDLRITAAWAETGAHRRAAQVRQRDPERIELRLPRPLPAGKAVLGLSFEGRLQDKDVYGLFRQRDREDAAAAAPGGGWAAFTQFEATGARLAFPLFDEPGFKLPWSLSLTVPEGLTAVANMPVTSESPAAGGRKRVQFATTPPLPAYLLAFAVGDFGVREAPASSPAGTPIRFVVPRGREAEAEFAAGITGRVLEQLERYFDMPYPYAKLDSLAIPVTVGFSAMEHPGLVTYASTLMLAPPGQASASFRQEYTSTAAHELAHQWFGNLVTMAWWDDLWLNESFASWLGDRITAQVLPDAGWDAAPAHARRWAMRADRLASARRIEQPVRVDEDMGNLWDAITYQKGQAVLGMAEGWLGEARFREGVQRYMQRHAWGHATSADFFAALGTGASGTGTPQPTPDDAALPAAIRSFTTQAGIPLLHATLQCTAGQPPQLLLAQSRLLPLGSPAVAGPPTRWQVPVRVRTPAGLTRLMLDAPQATLTLPDADCPAWLNANADGSGYYRVAYAADGLARLTSASTLASLTIGEALTLIDDAAGLHDAGQIDTAAALAVVQAFAGHPRRAVVEAAAELLAHLKPLAEAGAARTAYAARWQAAFGERARALGWRARPGDGDDANLLRAELLPRLAELGDDAVLRAEARALTLAWLADAEAHALSSDLRRATLSAAALDGDAALFDALLATLRRSSDRTLRSDLLSALGHFRQPALAQRARSLLLDSGIDIRESLWPLMGGQTADATTRRAALADVAGQFEALARRMGRDDPAGLPRLFRNACGADERRQLEAAFGRAMPRYLGGQRALQRTLESVDLCSAWRARQSASF; translated from the coding sequence ATGCCCTCTCCCGCCCCCCTGCTGCGCCTGGCGCTGACCGGCCTGCTGATCACCCTGGCCGCCGCCGCGCCGGTGCACGCAGCCACGCGCACGCCGGCCCGCGCGGCGCCGCTGCCGATGCGCCTGCCCGAGGGCGTGCGGCCCACCGCCTACCGCCTGTCGCTGGTGGTCGACCCGGCCCAGCCCACGCACCGCGGCGAGGTCGAGATCGACATCACATTGAGCAAGCCGTCCGGCACGGTGCTGCTGCATGCCAAGGACCTGCGCATCACGGCCGCCTGGGCCGAGACCGGCGCCCACCGCCGCGCGGCGCAGGTGCGCCAGCGCGACCCCGAGCGCATCGAGCTGCGCCTGCCGCGCCCGCTGCCGGCCGGCAAGGCGGTGCTGGGCCTGAGCTTCGAGGGCCGGCTGCAGGACAAGGACGTGTACGGCCTGTTCCGCCAGCGCGACCGCGAGGACGCAGCGGCCGCAGCGCCCGGCGGCGGCTGGGCCGCGTTCACGCAGTTCGAGGCCACCGGCGCACGGCTGGCGTTTCCGCTGTTCGACGAGCCCGGCTTCAAGCTGCCCTGGAGCCTGAGCCTCACCGTGCCCGAGGGCCTCACCGCGGTGGCCAACATGCCGGTGACCAGCGAGAGCCCGGCCGCCGGTGGCCGCAAGCGCGTGCAGTTCGCCACCACGCCGCCGCTGCCGGCCTACCTGCTGGCCTTTGCGGTGGGTGACTTCGGCGTGCGCGAGGCGCCCGCCAGCAGCCCGGCGGGCACGCCGATCCGCTTTGTGGTGCCGCGCGGGCGCGAGGCCGAGGCCGAATTCGCCGCCGGCATCACCGGCCGCGTGCTGGAGCAGCTGGAGCGCTACTTCGACATGCCCTACCCCTACGCCAAGCTCGACAGCCTGGCGATCCCGGTCACGGTGGGCTTCTCGGCCATGGAGCACCCGGGCCTGGTGACCTATGCCTCCACGCTGATGCTGGCGCCGCCGGGCCAGGCCTCGGCCTCGTTCCGGCAGGAGTACACCAGCACCGCCGCGCACGAGCTGGCCCACCAGTGGTTCGGCAACCTGGTCACGATGGCCTGGTGGGACGACCTGTGGCTCAACGAGTCCTTCGCCTCCTGGCTGGGCGACCGCATCACCGCCCAGGTGCTGCCCGACGCCGGCTGGGACGCCGCTCCTGCGCACGCTCGGCGCTGGGCCATGCGCGCCGACCGCCTGGCCAGCGCGCGCCGCATCGAGCAGCCGGTGCGGGTGGACGAGGACATGGGCAACCTGTGGGACGCCATCACCTACCAGAAGGGCCAGGCCGTGCTGGGCATGGCCGAGGGCTGGCTGGGCGAGGCGCGGTTCCGCGAGGGCGTGCAGCGCTACATGCAGCGCCATGCCTGGGGCCATGCCACCAGCGCCGACTTCTTTGCCGCGCTTGGCACAGGCGCCTCGGGCACCGGCACGCCCCAACCGACCCCGGACGACGCCGCGCTGCCGGCCGCCATCCGCAGCTTCACCACCCAGGCCGGCATTCCGCTGCTGCACGCCACGCTGCAGTGCACGGCCGGCCAGCCGCCACAGCTGCTGCTGGCCCAGTCGCGCCTGCTGCCGCTGGGCTCGCCCGCGGTGGCCGGGCCGCCCACCCGCTGGCAGGTGCCGGTGCGCGTGCGCACCCCGGCCGGCCTGACCCGCCTGATGCTGGATGCGCCGCAGGCCACGCTGACCCTGCCCGATGCCGACTGCCCGGCCTGGCTGAACGCCAACGCCGACGGCAGCGGCTACTACCGCGTGGCCTACGCGGCCGACGGCCTGGCGCGGCTGACCAGCGCCTCCACCCTGGCCAGCCTGACGATCGGCGAGGCGCTGACCCTGATCGACGATGCGGCCGGCCTGCACGACGCCGGCCAGATCGACACCGCCGCGGCCCTGGCCGTGGTGCAGGCCTTTGCCGGCCACCCGCGCCGCGCGGTGGTGGAGGCCGCGGCCGAGCTGCTGGCCCACCTGAAGCCGCTGGCCGAGGCCGGCGCGGCCCGCACGGCCTATGCCGCCCGCTGGCAGGCCGCGTTCGGCGAGCGCGCCCGCGCGCTGGGCTGGCGCGCCCGGCCCGGCGATGGTGACGACGCCAACCTGCTGCGCGCCGAGCTGCTGCCACGGCTGGCCGAGCTGGGCGACGACGCCGTGCTGCGCGCCGAGGCCCGAGCGCTCACCCTGGCCTGGCTGGCCGATGCCGAGGCCCACGCGCTGAGCAGCGACCTGCGCCGCGCCACCTTGTCAGCCGCCGCGCTGGACGGCGACGCGGCCTTGTTCGACGCCCTGCTGGCCACCCTGCGCCGCAGCAGCGACCGCACGCTGCGCAGCGATCTGCTCAGCGCGCTGGGCCACTTCCGCCAGCCGGCCCTGGCGCAACGCGCCCGGTCGCTGCTGCTGGACAGCGGCATCGACATCCGCGAAAGCCTGTGGCCGCTGATGGGCGGCCAGACCGCCGACGCCACCACCCGCCGCGCCGCACTGGCCGATGTGGCCGGCCAGTTCGAGGCGCTGGCCCGCCGCATGGGCCGCGACGATCCGGCGGGCCTGCCGCGACTGTTTCGCAATGCCTGCGGTGCCGACGAGCGCCGCCAGCTCGAAGCCGCCTTCGGCCGGGCCATGCCGCGCTACCTGGGCGGCCAGCGCGCACTGCAGCGCACGCTGGAGTCGGTGGACCTGTGCAGCGCCTGGCGGGCGCGCCAGAGCGCCAGCTTCTGA
- a CDS encoding cell division protein FtsZ, whose amino-acid sequence MSFGLMEGLAIAAGVVLAGVVAHGVWSARKATPRQAEGAGDSRLEPVMGGAAAVTRAPDDAAADAAEAEGAMQALAELRPAVVPRKTARLDPLIDAIAMLRLESPVTGELALMHLPPTRRAGTKPFLIEGLSTDSGEFELPAPGRRYTEFQAGVQLANRSGALNEIEYSEFVQKLQGFAESVGAMVDLPDMLEVVGHARELDAFASAHDAQLAVVLRANDAAWTVGYLQQAAGRHGFVPGVLPGRLVLPGAEDGAPPVLVLGFDAQAALADDPNVAAVRSVTLSLDVPQTAEATEPYPAWQDAARRLAAEIDATVCDDAGRAITLQAFVGIGEDLKVLYQALEQRDLAAGSAAARRLFS is encoded by the coding sequence ATGAGTTTCGGCCTGATGGAAGGCCTGGCCATCGCCGCGGGCGTGGTGCTGGCGGGCGTGGTGGCCCACGGGGTGTGGAGCGCGCGCAAGGCCACGCCGCGCCAGGCCGAGGGCGCGGGCGACAGCCGGCTCGAGCCGGTGATGGGCGGCGCGGCGGCCGTCACGCGCGCCCCCGACGACGCGGCGGCCGACGCCGCCGAGGCCGAAGGCGCGATGCAGGCCCTGGCCGAGCTGCGCCCGGCCGTGGTGCCGCGCAAGACCGCGCGGCTCGATCCGCTGATCGATGCCATCGCGATGCTGCGGCTGGAGTCGCCGGTGACCGGCGAGCTGGCCCTGATGCACCTGCCGCCCACCCGACGTGCCGGCACCAAGCCCTTCCTGATCGAGGGGCTCAGCACCGACAGCGGCGAGTTCGAGCTGCCGGCTCCGGGGCGGCGCTACACCGAGTTCCAGGCCGGCGTGCAGCTGGCCAACCGCTCGGGCGCGCTCAACGAGATCGAGTACAGCGAGTTCGTGCAGAAGCTGCAGGGCTTTGCCGAATCGGTGGGCGCCATGGTCGACCTGCCCGACATGCTGGAAGTGGTGGGCCATGCCCGCGAGCTGGATGCCTTTGCCAGCGCCCACGACGCCCAGCTGGCGGTGGTGCTGCGCGCCAACGATGCCGCGTGGACGGTGGGTTATCTGCAGCAGGCTGCCGGCCGCCATGGCTTTGTGCCCGGCGTGTTGCCCGGCCGCCTGGTGCTGCCCGGCGCCGAGGACGGCGCGCCGCCGGTGCTGGTGCTGGGCTTCGACGCCCAGGCCGCGCTGGCCGACGACCCCAACGTGGCCGCGGTGCGCTCGGTGACGCTGAGCCTGGACGTGCCGCAGACCGCCGAGGCCACCGAGCCCTATCCCGCCTGGCAGGACGCCGCCCGCCGCCTGGCCGCCGAGATCGACGCCACGGTGTGCGACGACGCCGGCCGCGCCATCACCCTGCAGGCCTTCGTGGGCATCGGCGAAGACCTCAAGGTGCTGTACCAGGCGCTCGAACAGCGCGATCTGGCCGCCGGCTCGGCCGCGGCGCGGCGTCTGTTCAGCTGA
- the smc gene encoding chromosome segregation protein SMC: MRLNQIKLSGFKSFAEPTTFQLPGQRVGVVGPNGCGKSNIMDAVRWVLGESKASELRGESMQDVIFSGSGHRKPASRASVELVFSNEDARAGGQWNQFAEIAVKRVLTRDGTSSYYINNQPVRRRDVQDVFLGTGLGPRAYAIIGQGTISRIIESRPEELRLFLEEAAGVSKYKERRRETEHRLKDTRENLTRVDDILRELNANLDKLEKQAEVAARYHALQEAGTTKLHALWFLKQRDAAGEEQRVQKAVLEATNALEARLAELRHVEAELETVRQAHYGASDRLHLAQGALADASLEVSRLEERIRYVVEGRQKLQQRLADLKNQSASWELRRDEALAEQDTIAEQIAAADESAELLAAQAEEQAMRLPDAEDAVRAAQGQANAQRGKVAEVQQQIQVLASESRHLDEQGKGLRGRRERLHGERRGLAAPDLSRLDELRTQSAAADEAHAVAEARLHELQEQAPALDDQRRSQQQQANDEARKHADIGARLAALRALQDKVQTEGKLKPWLAKHGLDGLAGLWTRIHIEPGWETALEAALRERMSALEIGRLDTVRAFAADAPPARLAFYTAPAAGIENTHRTLPRLSDLLRLGQNAGDEGLKALLNDWLEGVYTAASLDEALAQRGQLTHGEVIMTAQGHAVSQFAVAFYAPDSEQAGMLARAQEIEHLDRQIRAQALIADEARSALVRLEAAYADAQQRLVGARREATDTQTRAHQLQVELLRLAQQAEAAQLRRGQLDEELAEIDAQDEQLQERRAMGEARFEELDLQLATTQERHAELDEAVINAERRLSDAREQLRTLERQAQESQYQARALAARRGELQRMIETAAQQVQGNAQAGEQMALELETLNDAAAQAGLQTALALKLEREQALGAQRSEYDDLSHKLRAADEQRMGFERSLQPLREQITKLQLEAQAAQLGGAQYLEQLSAANVDLAALATRIEADGLKLWGLQGEIDRINKEIAALGAVNLAALDELSAARERKTFLDAQNADLLDAIGTLEDAIHKIDLETRDLLGKTFNLVNEQFGRMFPSLFGGGNAKLVMTGDEILDAGVQVMAQPPGKKNSTIHLLSGGEKALTAIALVFAIFLLNPAPFCLLDEVDAPLDDANTERYAKLVAEMSHKGTQFLFISHNKIAMEMAEQLIGVTMQEQGVSRIVAVDMEAAAKMVDA; the protein is encoded by the coding sequence ATGCGTCTGAACCAGATCAAGCTCTCGGGCTTCAAGTCCTTCGCCGAACCCACCACCTTCCAGCTGCCTGGCCAGCGCGTGGGTGTGGTGGGCCCCAACGGCTGCGGCAAGTCCAACATCATGGACGCGGTGCGCTGGGTGCTGGGCGAGAGCAAGGCCAGCGAGCTGCGTGGCGAGAGCATGCAGGACGTGATCTTCAGCGGCTCGGGCCACCGCAAGCCGGCCAGCCGCGCCAGCGTGGAGCTGGTGTTCAGCAACGAGGACGCACGCGCCGGCGGCCAGTGGAACCAGTTTGCCGAGATCGCCGTCAAGCGCGTGCTCACCCGCGACGGCACCAGCAGCTACTACATCAACAACCAGCCGGTGCGCCGGCGCGATGTGCAGGACGTGTTCCTGGGCACCGGCCTGGGGCCGCGTGCCTACGCCATCATCGGCCAGGGCACGATCAGCCGCATCATCGAGAGCCGGCCTGAAGAGCTGCGCCTGTTTCTCGAGGAGGCTGCGGGTGTCTCCAAGTACAAGGAGCGCCGCCGCGAGACCGAGCACCGGCTGAAGGACACGCGCGAGAACCTCACCCGGGTGGACGACATCCTGCGCGAGCTCAACGCCAACCTCGACAAGCTCGAGAAGCAGGCCGAGGTGGCCGCGCGCTACCACGCGCTGCAGGAGGCCGGCACCACCAAGCTGCATGCGCTGTGGTTTCTGAAGCAGCGCGACGCGGCCGGCGAGGAGCAGCGCGTGCAAAAGGCCGTGCTGGAGGCCACCAACGCGCTCGAGGCCCGCCTGGCCGAGCTGCGCCATGTGGAGGCCGAGCTCGAGACCGTGCGCCAGGCGCACTACGGGGCCAGCGACCGCCTGCACCTGGCCCAGGGCGCGCTGGCCGATGCCTCGCTCGAGGTCAGCCGGCTCGAGGAGCGCATCCGCTACGTGGTGGAAGGCCGCCAGAAGCTGCAGCAGCGCCTGGCCGATCTGAAGAACCAGAGCGCCAGCTGGGAGCTGCGCCGCGACGAGGCGCTGGCCGAGCAGGACACCATTGCCGAGCAGATCGCCGCCGCCGATGAAAGCGCCGAGCTGCTGGCCGCCCAGGCCGAGGAGCAGGCCATGCGCCTGCCCGATGCCGAGGACGCCGTGCGCGCCGCCCAGGGTCAGGCCAATGCCCAGCGCGGCAAGGTGGCCGAGGTGCAGCAGCAGATCCAGGTGCTGGCCAGCGAGAGCCGCCACCTTGACGAGCAGGGCAAGGGCCTGCGCGGGCGCCGCGAGCGCCTGCACGGCGAGCGCCGCGGCCTGGCCGCGCCCGACCTGAGCCGGCTGGACGAGCTGCGCACCCAGTCGGCCGCCGCCGACGAGGCCCATGCCGTGGCCGAGGCCCGCCTGCACGAGCTGCAGGAGCAGGCGCCGGCGCTCGACGACCAGCGCCGCAGCCAGCAGCAGCAGGCCAACGACGAGGCGCGCAAGCACGCCGACATCGGCGCCCGCCTGGCCGCGCTGCGGGCATTGCAGGACAAGGTGCAGACCGAAGGCAAGCTCAAGCCCTGGCTGGCCAAGCACGGGCTCGACGGCCTGGCCGGGCTGTGGACCCGCATCCACATCGAGCCCGGCTGGGAAACCGCCCTCGAGGCCGCGCTGCGCGAGCGCATGAGTGCGCTTGAGATCGGCCGCCTCGACACCGTGCGCGCCTTTGCCGCCGATGCGCCGCCGGCCCGCCTGGCCTTCTACACCGCGCCCGCTGCCGGCATCGAGAACACCCACCGCACGCTGCCGCGCCTGAGCGACCTGCTGCGCCTGGGCCAGAACGCCGGTGACGAGGGCCTGAAGGCGCTGCTCAACGACTGGCTCGAAGGCGTGTACACCGCCGCCAGCCTGGACGAGGCCCTGGCCCAGCGTGGCCAGCTGACCCATGGCGAGGTCATCATGACCGCGCAAGGCCATGCGGTGAGCCAGTTTGCGGTGGCCTTCTACGCACCCGATTCCGAGCAGGCCGGCATGCTGGCGCGCGCGCAAGAGATCGAGCACCTCGACCGCCAGATCCGCGCCCAGGCGCTGATCGCCGACGAGGCCCGCAGCGCCCTGGTGCGGCTGGAGGCGGCCTATGCCGACGCCCAGCAGCGCCTGGTGGGCGCACGCCGCGAGGCCACCGACACCCAGACCCGCGCCCACCAGCTGCAGGTGGAGCTGCTGCGCCTGGCCCAGCAGGCCGAGGCCGCCCAGCTGCGCCGTGGCCAGCTGGACGAGGAGCTGGCCGAGATCGATGCCCAGGACGAGCAGCTGCAGGAACGCCGCGCCATGGGCGAGGCGCGCTTCGAGGAGCTGGATCTGCAGCTGGCCACCACGCAGGAGCGCCATGCCGAGCTGGACGAGGCGGTGATCAACGCCGAGCGCCGGCTCAGCGACGCGCGCGAGCAGCTGCGCACGCTGGAACGCCAGGCGCAGGAGTCGCAGTACCAGGCGCGTGCGTTGGCGGCCCGCCGCGGCGAGCTGCAGCGCATGATCGAGACCGCCGCGCAGCAGGTGCAGGGCAATGCCCAGGCCGGCGAGCAGATGGCGCTGGAGCTCGAGACCCTGAACGACGCCGCCGCCCAGGCCGGCCTGCAGACCGCGCTGGCGCTGAAGCTCGAGCGCGAGCAGGCGCTGGGAGCGCAGCGCAGCGAGTACGACGACCTGTCGCACAAGCTGCGCGCCGCCGACGAGCAGCGCATGGGTTTCGAGCGCAGCCTGCAGCCGCTGCGCGAGCAGATCACCAAGCTGCAGCTCGAGGCCCAGGCGGCGCAGCTGGGCGGCGCCCAGTACCTTGAGCAGCTCAGTGCGGCCAACGTCGACCTGGCGGCGCTGGCCACGCGCATCGAGGCCGACGGCCTCAAGCTGTGGGGCCTGCAGGGCGAGATCGACCGCATCAACAAGGAGATCGCCGCGCTCGGCGCGGTGAACCTGGCCGCGCTGGACGAGTTGAGCGCGGCGCGCGAGCGCAAGACCTTTCTCGACGCGCAGAACGCCGATCTGCTGGACGCCATCGGCACGCTGGAAGACGCCATCCACAAGATCGACCTCGAAACCCGCGACCTGCTGGGCAAGACCTTCAACCTGGTCAACGAGCAGTTCGGCCGCATGTTCCCCAGCCTGTTTGGCGGCGGCAATGCCAAGCTGGTGATGACCGGCGACGAGATCCTGGATGCCGGCGTGCAGGTGATGGCCCAGCCGCCGGGCAAGAAAAACAGCACCATCCACCTGCTGTCGGGTGGCGAGAAGGCGCTCACCGCGATTGCGCTGGTGTTCGCGATCTTCCTGCTCAACCCGGCGCCGTTCTGCCTGCTCGACGAGGTGGACGCGCCGCTGGACGATGCCAACACCGAGCGTTATGCCAAGCTGGTGGCCGAGATGAGCCACAAGGGCACGCAGTTCCTCTTCATCAGCCACAACAAGATCGCGATGGAAATGGCCGAGCAGTTGATCGGGGTCACCATGCAGGAGCAGGGCGTGTCACGCATCGTGGCCGTCGACATGGAAGCCGCTGCCAAGATGGTGGACGCATGA
- the queF gene encoding preQ(1) synthase produces the protein MPGRDYLIQFQVPEFTCHCPLTGQPDFAHFTIDMIADKLCVELKSLKMYFWSYRNEGAFHEKVTNLILDDIVAATDPRFIRITAKWYVRGGIYTNVVAEHRQKGWKPQPAVDLPALPMERGLLG, from the coding sequence ATGCCCGGGCGCGACTACCTGATCCAGTTCCAGGTGCCCGAGTTCACCTGCCACTGCCCGCTGACCGGCCAGCCCGACTTCGCGCACTTCACCATCGACATGATTGCCGACAAGCTGTGCGTCGAGCTGAAGAGCCTGAAGATGTACTTCTGGAGCTACCGCAACGAAGGCGCGTTCCACGAGAAGGTGACCAACCTGATCCTCGACGACATCGTGGCCGCCACCGATCCGCGCTTCATCCGCATCACCGCCAAGTGGTATGTGCGCGGCGGCATCTACACCAATGTGGTGGCCGAGCACCGCCAGAAGGGCTGGAAGCCGCAACCCGCGGTGGATCTGCCGGCCCTGCCGATGGAGCGCGGGCTGCTCGGTTGA